The genomic window TGGTGAGTATCTCTTTCATTCTTTGCGTGGCTCTTTACTCTTCTCGTCCCCTTACCTGACCATGAAATGGAGGGTGCTTCGTTACTTCACTGCTGGTGCTTTGTGCCGCTGCTATGGCCCGTttgactgtgtgtgtgtgtgtgtgtgcgtttgtatgtgtgcttgtgtgtgtgtattaCTGCCTCGTGTCTGTGATGGTGTGAGCTACAGCGACGTGTACGTGTATCCAGCATTGAAGGATGTGGAGCAATGTCCCATAGAGAGAAAAGACCATTACATCAACAGCAAAGCCGGCGGCGAATGCACACCCACTTACAGCGTAGTATCTTGCCACCGGTTCACTGGTAAGCTGAGCTAGAACGGATGAAGTGACAGAATGAGGCGTCATATGCGTCTGCGTGAAGCGTGTGGGAAGTGGCCATTGtggttctctcttttcttgaaaagggggggcacTTTGTGATGACTCTTCTGCCTCTTACGAGCTGCTGCCCGGAAAGAGCCCAGCGCCAATTCCTCGTTATCTGCCTGCCGAGGTTCGGACGAACTGTCTTGGTCTGTCCCTCCTTTCAGGAAGATGTTGAGAGCAGGAGCGTAGGGGTGCACTGCACTCACGCGCCCGCATGGACCGaaaatttttttttctctttttttttaggGGGAGGAGTATTCCCACTTTTCTCTTCCATTCAACACAGAAAATGCACCCGCTCAATGCTCCCCGCTCTCCACCGTTGCCGCAACCCTCCCCTACTTCCCACTTGTTGATGTGTCTTACTTGCCTACCGTGAAAAACTAAAACACGGTATCATCACTTTCAACCCGTCGCCTCTCTTTATCTTTTTTTGCTCATGACGGTGCAGCAACTGGGCGAGCTCCGTGGCTTGCATTCTGCACCGCCGAGCCGCGCACGAGCACACGCCCATACCGACTCGTAACGCCTTTCTCACCCGTCTTCGATCCAGCCGGCTTCActgacgagggagagagggagacctTCGTGCCGCGTGCCACCGTCGGATGCATCGCTTTCGCAGGCTTGCCTCAGTGCACGCGTGGGTTGCAGCGCGCTGCGTCTTTCAGAGTAAAGAGTTCCTTGCGGCGTCCACGGATCTGCCCACGACCCCTGAGGGGCGCAACCCGTACGATGTCCTCGAAGTTACGGTCACTCAGAATACGACACTCGACGAGGTCTCGAAGCAGTTTCGCAGCCTCGTCGTCAAGTATCATCCCGACAAGCCAGGTGGCTCCACGAATAAAATGGCAGAGGTGAACTTGGCTTACAAGATTGTCAAGGAGAATCAtgatgcggtgctgcgccggaTGAAAGAGGCGGAGTCAACCATCAAGGCGAGCGAGGCATACCGACAGCACAAACACGCGCGCGTCAGCCGTGACGAAGAGCTTGGTCGCTCAGGCGGTCTCAACCGCCGCAACGCGCGCGCCACACGAGAGGCTGCCGAGGTTACCGGATCGCGCCGCACCCGTTCTCTGAAGGAGATCGAGACTCAGTGGGCAAAGTACAAAGAGGACACAGAGGCAGCTGTCAAGAGCATATGCAGTCGATACGAGCTGGCCATCCAACAGGGAAAGTTCTTCCGCAAGTCGACGACCTTGAATGAGATAACTGTGCGCGAACGATGGCTGCGGAAGTCGTTTGTGAAGGGTGTTTGGGAGGATGTGCATGAGCTGCGCGGAGAGCTGCTTCGTCGCGGAACCCGCAGCGCACAACAATCCGAGCTAGCAGAGGAGATGGTTAGCTTTGCCTCTACAACGCAGAGGAAGCTGAACGAGAATTTTCAGCGGCTTACCCAAGAGAGTGTGCAGTTGCAGTCTCGCATGTTCGTCGAGCGTGCCTTCTTCATTATATGCTCGCTAATATTGCTAGTGAAGGTGTGGAGGTGGTTTGTTGGCTTCACCTTTAACAACACACTCACCGTGAAGCTCAAGCGTGCTCTCCTATCACAGTAACAGCGTGGCATTGCACGCCTCTGTGCGGCGCTTGGCGACAGTCTTACCCCTTTTTTTCGGTGTGCGTAAATGAGGGTGGGTGCGGCACAACAGAAGaggtgtggctgctgctagGGTGTCTTAGCTGGCTGGTGCAGTTTCTTTCTGCGTTGGAATCCAGTAGTTGTTAGATTtcggtgcgcgtgcgtgcgtgcgggggggggttgtGTGTTGCCTCCTCTGCGGTTACATGATTACTAAACCTCCAATAGCCGCTCAGCTCTTGAGCTTGTACCAAGTGGCATGGACATCCCCACGCGTgaggtgtgcctgtgtgatACCCTTCAAATTACTTGGGTGTGACCTTCATGGCCTGTTGATGTGTGAGAGGGGTTTAGGGTGGCACGGAGGCGAGGGTGAGTAGCGAGCAGGGTCTGGTGAAGTACCTCAAGGTTGCCGTTGCCTGGCTTGCATAGGCGCACAAAGACTGCTTGGGCGGTCGCTTGCTCATccttgtcttcctcttctgaTGCGTATCCCCATTTCGTTctgtttgttgttgtgctctcCGGTTGCAGGGAAGGTCGTGGTAGTTCAGGATGTTCGCTGTTCCAACCGAGCTGATCTAGCCATATGCTGGTGCATCGCTTTGCGCGTTTCCCTAAGCAACCTTGTTCTCTTCCCCACACTGCTTCGCCTCTGTTCCTTTCATCACTcatctttttccctttctcatTCTGTCACTGCTCATCACCTCAACACTTCGCTTGTCCTTCATCGACTGATGATTATTTTGTTCACCGTCTGTTCTCATGTTATGCCCATGCACACTCTGCGCAAGAGAGATGCTGCCTTGTCCACAGACCTACCAGGCAAAGCCGTACGTTCCTGTCACCTCCGCTGCCATTGACCCGTATAAAGAAGGGCAGAGCTCTGTCGTCGATAATGAGCGCCTCGATAGCTGGTTCCGGTACGTGGAGGCAGAGTTGCGACGCTATCGCAGTCCCTTTGTCGCCGCAGAGGCTCTCTTGAccgagctgcggctgcgcagccacGACCTCTATCAGCCAGAGCGCCTCTACGTttcgacggcgctgcggatACTGCAGGCATGCGTGCCGCACCTCTCCAAGGAAACAGCCCAGGTGGTTCAGGCCGCGGTTCACGAGCTGCTCCCGTGCCTGGTGTACACGCGTTGCACACCCTTGACGACATCGACGTCGGCCCAGTCTTCGTCGAGGGGCATCGAGAAAGTGATGCAGCTGACTTACGCCGGCGCCTTCCGCCTGTTGCtggagcggtggcagcagtgccagGCGCAACTTCGGCGGCTCGAGCGACATGCTCGTGTAGAGGCAAGGGTGATGGACCTTCTTATTCACGAGCTGGACGACGTGTGGCTGAAGATGTGCTTCTATTCGTGGCGAACATTTTGCAGACAGCTGAAGGTGCGCAAGGCGCGGCTCCGACGACGACTGCTGCGGGCCGCAACCAACGAGACGGCACCAGCCTTCCTGCGCACATGGCGGCAGTACGCCCACAGGATTGCATTGGACGTCAAGACTTCTCGCAACAGCGTTCTTCAGAAGCAGGTGGAGACACTCTACCCCCTCGAGCAGGAGGCAAAGAGCCGCTATGATCACCTGTGCGAGGAGATTAAGGGCAAGAATCGACTGGTGGGTGACAgcctgcagcggctggaagagacgcagcgccgtctcaAAGCGCTTGAGGACCTCATCACCGAAACACAAAGCTCCCTCACGGACCACTGGGCAACTTGGAAGGAGTGCATGCGACTTCTCTTTCACGACGTCGGTGAGCTGCCAGACAAGACGGACCAGACACTTCGCGCCGAGTACATAATAAACATCACCGACACGGCATCGGCGCTGTCCAAGCGGGCGCGCAGTCGAGTGGGCCGCATGGGACTGCGGCACATTGCACGGTTTCTCCTGTTCGAGAAGGAGTGCGACTCTGATGCCGAGAAAACGACCGGAGGTGGGGTGAAGGGCGCTTTGAGCTCGGTGTCAGACATcggctcctcttcctccacctcctggTGTGTGCCTCCCCACACCCGTGGTACGTTTCTTTCTGGGGTCTCGAGACCCTCGATCACCCACGATGTCGCCGCAGGGTCAGGGAGGACGGCTGCCTTTGCGGAGCAGCCGAATGCATCGGCCCCGCTTCCAACCGTCTCCGCGACGAGTCTGGCCTCCAAGGTGAATGATGTGTACTGGGCTGTGGCAACCGTTGCTCGGCCGGTGCTGACGCCACTTCATTTGATGGACGTGCTGCATCACAACGAGGCGCACTTGAACATCACagtcgcttttctttccacTGTGTACAGTGGCGGCCACTGCTCCCTTTTTGCACCCGCAGTGCGGGCTGAGGAGAGGACTGAagtgatgccgctgcctcttccctcgaGTGAGGGATTTAACCAGACGCTGCCGACAGTAATGCCGAaagacggcagcagcagcaacggcggaaCCCCAGCTGATGCGGAGGAAGTGAAGTGGGGTGCACTCATGATGCAAGATGTGACGCGCGGCATGGCGAAGGTGCAGGACTGCGCTGACATGAATGAGAGCTACTTGCTGGCTGTGCGCCAAGGCATGATGATGAGTGAGTTGGAGGTGGTCCAGGGGCACCTCGAAGACCTGTATGCTCGCTGGGCTGCCACCGGTTTACCCCTCTCGCAGCAGA from Leishmania panamensis strain MHOM/PA/94/PSC-1 chromosome 32 sequence includes these protein-coding regions:
- a CDS encoding hypothetical protein (TriTrypDB/GeneDB-style sysID: LpmP.32.0650), whose amino-acid sequence is MLPCPQTYQAKPYVPVTSAAIDPYKEGQSSVVDNERLDSWFRYVEAELRRYRSPFVAAEALLTELRLRSHDLYQPERLYVSTALRILQACVPHLSKETAQVVQAAVHELLPCLVYTRCTPLTTSTSAQSSSRGIEKVMQLTYAGAFRLLLERWQQCQAQLRRLERHARVEARVMDLLIHELDDVWLKMCFYSWRTFCRQLKVRKARLRRRLLRAATNETAPAFLRTWRQYAHRIALDVKTSRNSVLQKQVETLYPLEQEAKSRYDHLCEEIKGKNRLVGDSLQRLEETQRRLKALEDLITETQSSLTDHWATWKECMRLLFHDVGELPDKTDQTLRAEYIINITDTASALSKRARSRVGRMGLRHIARFLLFEKECDSDAEKTTGGGVKGALSSVSDIGSSSSTSWCVPPHTRGTFLSGVSRPSITHDVAAGSGRTAAFAEQPNASAPLPTVSATSLASKVNDVYWAVATVARPVLTPLHLMDVLHHNEAHLNITVAFLSTVYSGGHCSLFAPAVRAEERTEVMPLPLPSSEGFNQTLPTVMPKDGSSSNGGTPADAEEVKWGALMMQDVTRGMAKVQDCADMNESYLLAVRQGMMMSELEVVQGHLEDLYARWAATGLPLSQQKLESVWQPIVNLARLPILQALYPEYGITCFTELVHYVTRVAEFSGCSLQALAQRLDATYPYDPLDDLRVFRRSDEATELFCEHAAPLARLLEWLKDETNSSQYHRDHLSVLLEREFGLTPEEAADVSIYARREGGDVVDCEYIEWLLLFAATYVDPSPFTSLLEKVARLLADCTPFFQQLAWAA
- a CDS encoding hypothetical protein (TriTrypDB/GeneDB-style sysID: LpmP.32.0640) — its product is MHRFRRLASVHAWVAARCVFQSKEFLAASTDLPTTPEGRNPYDVLEVTVTQNTTLDEVSKQFRSLVVKYHPDKPGGSTNKMAEVNLAYKIVKENHDAVLRRMKEAESTIKASEAYRQHKHARVSRDEELGRSGGLNRRNARATREAAEVTGSRRTRSLKEIETQWAKYKEDTEAAVKSICSRYELAIQQGKFFRKSTTLNEITVRERWLRKSFVKGVWEDVHELRGELLRRGTRSAQQSELAEEMVSFASTTQRKLNENFQRLTQESVQLQSRMFVERAFFIICSLILLVKVWRWFVGFTFNNTLTVKLKRALLSQ